The following is a genomic window from Clostridium fungisolvens.
TCTAGCTTGGCCACTAAAGTATTAGGATTGGCTCCTTCTTGGATAAGCATAATAGCTTCAATTGACATTTCTTTTTCTAATATTTCTTCTTTATCAAGTGCTTTTAATTTGTTTGCTATAGGAAGCCAAAGTAAATTTGCAGTACCAACTCCGTATAATGTTGCAATGAAAGCCACTGCTATCTTAGGTCCAAGTGTACTAGGATCATCTAAATTACTGAGAACCTGTACCAATCCCATAACGGTACCTATAATACCCATTGTTGGTGAAAACCCACCTGCTGCATCGAATATACCAGCCCCATCATGATGACGCTCTGACATTTGTTCTAACTTTGTCTCCAATATCCCCCTTATTGTGCTTGGTTCAACACCGTCAACAACCATTTGAAGGCCTTTTTTTATAAATGGATCCATTTCATTATTTGCTAGATCGCCTTCTATGCTCAATAATCCATTTTTTCTTGTTTTAGTTGATAATTCTTTAAAAAATTCTATCTGTTCTTTTGTATTAACCTGTCTATTTGTAAATGCAACCTTTATTATCTTACTTATATTTTTTAATTTACTTGTTGGAAAAGATATCGCTACTGCACCTATAGTTCCACCAAAAACTATAAGCGCTGCTGAAAAAGCCACAAGCATTAAGGGACTTCCACCTTCTTTAATAAAAGCAAAAATTAACGAACCAAACCCTATCACTATACCGATAATTATTCCTATATCCATAACTTCCTCCATCTCCTAACTATATTATAAAATTCCCCAAGTGAAACACTTTAAATTAAACTTCCCAATTTAATTATCGTATAATATCTTAATTTTATTAGCATTAAAGTAAATTTTTTATGGTAAATTATCAAAAATATTTGGCTTTTAATATTTATTCAAGCAACTCTTCTTTTGAATTTTCTAAAGTGGGAAGAATGTAGGAAAACAAAAAATAGCTAGGCTTCAATTTTCTGAAACCTAGCTATTTCAATATCTTTGGTGCTCCCAACAGGGTTCGAACCTGCGACCTATGGATTCGAAGTCCACCACTCTATCCAACTGAGCTATAGGAGCTTGTTATATAAAAAATTTGTTAAAGCGATCTTCTTTGGTAATTTTTTTTGCCCATCTGCCTTTTCTTAAGTGTATGTGAAGAATCTTACAGACGACATATTCTTCTTTTTTATTCTTTAACTTATACTATGTCTTAGGTCTGTTAGCATAATTATCCACAGATATAATTGATATATAAATTGCTAAAGAATAAAATAATATAAAAAGACAACTTAAGTTATAAGTTGTCTTTAGTATGGAGCGGGTAGTGGGAGTCGAACCCACCTTTTCAGCTTGGAAGGCTGGAGTATTACCGATATACGATACCCGCATATTTGGAGCGGAAGACGGGACTCGAACCCGCGACCTTCACCTTGGCAAGGTGACACTCTACCATTGAGTCACTTCCGCATGATTGGTGCAGATGAAGGGAGTCGAACCCCCACGCCGTAGGCGCTAGATCCTAAGTCTAGTGCGTCTGCCAATTCCGCCACATCTGCATCTTTTCATTTAATTATAATTGGTGGCTTACCGGGGAATCGAACCCCGGACACCATGATTAAAAGTCATGTGCTCTACCGACTGAGCTAGTAAACCAATTGGCTGGGATAGCAGGATTCGAACCTACGAATGATGGAGTCAAAGTCCATTGCCTTACCGCTTGGCGACATCCCAATATTAAATATGGGGTGAACGATGGGATTCGAACCCACGACAACCAGAGCCACAATCTGGTGCTCTACCAACTGAACTACGTCCACCATATTTGGTGCGCCATCAGGGACTCGAACCCAAGACACCCTGATTAAGAGTCAGGTGCTCTACCAACTGAGCTAATGGCGCATAATGGTGCGTCTTAAGAGATTCGAACTCCTGGCCCACGCCTTAGAAGGGCGTTGCTCTATCCAGCTGAGCTAAAGACGCATATTAAAAACTATGTATTATAACATCTAATATTAAGATGTTTATGGAGCGGGTAGTGGGAGTCGAACCCACCTTTTCAGCTTGGAAGGCTGGAGTATTACCGATATACGATACCCGCATATTTAAACTGGTCGGGGTGACAGGGATCGAACCTGCGACCTCATGGTCCCAAACCACGCGCGCTCCCATCTGCGCTACACCCCGATATCCATTTAAAATGGTGCGTCTTAAGGGATTCGAACCCCTGGCCCACGCCTTAGAAGGGCGTTGCTCTATCCAGCTGAGCTAAAGACGCATATTAAAAACTATGTATTATAACATCTAATATTAAGATGTTTATGGAGCGGGTAGTGGGAGTCGAACCCACCTTTTCAGCTTGGAAGGCTGGAGTATTACCGATATACGATACCCGCATATTTGGAGCGGAAGACGGGACTCGAACCCGCGACCTTCACCTTGGCAAGGTGACACTCTACCATTGAGTCACTTCCGCATGATTGGTGCAGATGAAGGGAGTCGAACCCCCACGCCGTAGGCGCTAGATCCTAAGTCTAGTGCGTCTGCCAATTCCGCCACATCTGCATCTTTTCATTTAATTATAATTGGTGGCTTACCGGGGAATCGAACCCCGGACACCATGATTAAAAGTCATGTGCTCTACCGACTGAGCTAGTAAACCAATTGGCTGGGATAGCAGGATTCGAACCTACGAATGATGGAGTCAAAGTCCATTGCCTTACCGCTTGGCGACATCCCAATATTAAATATGGGGTGAACGATGGGATTCGAACCCACGACAACCAGAGCCACAATCTGGTGCTCTACCAACTGAACTACGTCCACCATATTTGGTGCGCCATCAGGGACTCGAACCCAAGACACCCTGATTAAGAGTCAGGTGCTCTACCAACTGAGCTAATGGCGCATAATGGTGCGTCTTAAGGGATTCGAACCCCTGGCCCACGCCTTAGAAGGGCGTTGCTCTATCCAGCTGAGCTAAAGACGCATATCAAACAACATTGATTATTTTACTAAATCCAACATCTTTTGTCAAGATGTTTTTTGGAGCGGGTAGTGGGAGTCGAACCCACCTTTTCAGCTTGGAAGGCTGGAGTATTACCGATATACGATACCCGCATAAACTGGTCGGGGTGACAGGGATCGAACCTGCGACCTCATGGTCCCAAACCACGCGCGCTCCCATCTGCGCTACACCCCGGTTGCTTTCACAACTTGGTAACCTTTCGGCGACAAAGATTATTCTACACGATGTTATTATTAGAGTCAATACCCTTTTTGAAAAAAGTTTTTGAACCACTTTTCTTTATAAACCTAGTATTTGTAATACTTTGCGCCGATATACCAATTTATGTAACCAAAAGTTTTAAGATTAAAACGAATTGAAATATTCAGAATATAATTAATTACTCATATGTATTACAGTTCTACTAAATAAGGGTATAAAGGCTTTCCTTCCTCAACTTCTATGAAGGCTATACTTCTTTTGCTCATTCTAGGAAGTGAGGCACTGCCTGGATTTACAAGCCATATATTGCTATGTTGAGTTACAAGTGATTGATGAGTATGACCAAATAAAGCAGCATCAGCAGCTACTTCTTTTGCCTTAAAATATATGGAATTTAAATCATATTTTACATTGTATTTATGTCCATGAGTAATAAAAAGTTTTTTATCTAAAACTTCAACAATCATATCTACAGGGTAATTATTGGAGAAGTCACAATTCCCTTTAACACCATAAACTTTTCCATTGTAATTCTTAATGATATATTCTAAATCAGTTATATTATCACCTAAATGAATCAATATATCACTCTTATTTATCATTCTTTTTACTTTCTCTATATACTCTGTAATACCATGAGTATCACTAACTACAGCTACGAGCATTTCTATTATGCCTCCAAATTTAAATTAGATTCTTTAATGCTTTTTTTACAACGTCTAATGCTTTGCCCCTGTGGCTTATTGAATTCTTCTCATCAGCTGTCATTTCTGCAAAGGTCTTATTAAATTCTGGCACGAAAAATAGAGGATCATAGCCAAACCCTTCTACTCCTGCTAATTCTTCTTTTATAACGCCATAGGCTCTTTCTTCTACCTTTACAGTTTCCCCATCACTATTTATTAAAACTATAGCACAAACAAAAGATGCACTCCTTTTTTCAGTTGGTACGCCCTTTAATTTTTCTAATAGCTTTTCATTATTTTTTTTGTTATTTCCGTGTTCTCCTGCGTATCTTGCAGAATACACGCCTGGTTCTCCATTTAGATAGTCAACTTCTAGTCCTGAGTCATCTGCCATTATAAGAAAATCCTGCATTCCTTTTTCTTTTACATATTCATAAATTTCACTAGCTTTCTTATAAGAGTTTTCTAAAAATGTCTTACCGTCCTCTACCACATCTATATCTATATCACAATCTTTAAGAGATTTTACTTCTACATTTACATCACTTAATATTTGCTTTATTTCTTTTATTTTATGATCGTTATTACTTGCTACAATAATCGACTTCACTTTATTTTCCCCCTGTACCTATCCATAAACTATCTGTTTTCAATACATCTTTTTGTGCTTGAATTATGTGTTTAACGCCTCTTTCACCTAATGATAGCAGCTCATCTAAATCTTTTCTTGAAAAAGGACTTTCTTCTCCAGTTCCTTGTACCTCAATGAACTCTCCGCTATCCGTCATAACGATATTCATATCGACTTTAGCCTTAGAATCTTCTTCATAACATAAATCTATAATTTTTTCATCGTTTAATATTCCAACACTTACAGCTCCGACAAAACTTCTTATCGGAAAAACTTTAAAGGGCTGATTCTTATGAAGCCTGTTAACTGCATCTACTAGGGCTACAAATGCGCCAGAAATTGATGCTGTCCTTGTTCCTCCATCGGCTTGAATAACATCACAATCAATCCATATAGTCTTTTCTCCAAGTGCTTTTAAATCTACCACAGATCTTAGAGCTCTTCCAATAAGTCTTTGTATCTCCATAGTTCTACCATCTATCTTTAGCTTAGCTATATCTCTCGGTTTTCTAGATTGAGTTGATCTAGGTAACATATTATATTCTGCAGTAATCCATCCCTCTCCACTACCCTTTAAAAATGGTGGCACCTTTTCCTCTATTGATGCATTACATAATACCTTTGTATCTCCCATTTCTATAAGTACTGAGCCTTCTGCATACTTTGTATAATTTCTTGTTAGCTTTATAGGTCTTAAACCCTCATTTTTTCTTCCGTCTATTCTCATAAAATTGCCTCCTTCATAAATATCATATAGAAAAAAGTTCATCTCTTTCAGGTTGAGGAACTATAACTTCTCCTTCTAATTCTTTAACTAATATTCCTTCATCATTTGTTATATTACCAATTATAGTAGAATTAATTCCATTTTTCATTAGTAGTTTTACAAGCTCTTCACCATTTTTAGTAGTTATAATCATGCTTCCAGAAGATATTAATTTAAGCGGATCTATATTAAATACCTTACATACCTTTTTAGTTACAGCCGTAACAGGCATTCTATCTTCATATACTTTAAATCCTACATTAGAAGCATCAGCAAGTTCCCAAAGCGCTCCTAGCACTCCACCTTCAGTAATATCATGCATACTATTTACGCCGAACTTTCCACTTACTTTCCCTTCCATTATAACACTAATTT
Proteins encoded in this region:
- a CDS encoding flagellar motor protein is translated as MDIGIIIGIVIGFGSLIFAFIKEGGSPLMLVAFSAALIVFGGTIGAVAISFPTSKLKNISKIIKVAFTNRQVNTKEQIEFFKELSTKTRKNGLLSIEGDLANNEMDPFIKKGLQMVVDGVEPSTIRGILETKLEQMSERHHDGAGIFDAAGGFSPTMGIIGTVMGLVQVLSNLDDPSTLGPKIAVAFIATLYGVGTANLLWLPIANKLKALDKEEILEKEMSIEAIMLIQEGANPNTLVAKLEGFLTDKEVAELNSNNAND
- a CDS encoding metallophosphoesterase produces the protein MLVAVVSDTHGITEYIEKVKRMINKSDILIHLGDNITDLEYIIKNYNGKVYGVKGNCDFSNNYPVDMIVEVLDKKLFITHGHKYNVKYDLNSIYFKAKEVAADAALFGHTHQSLVTQHSNIWLVNPGSASLPRMSKRSIAFIEVEEGKPLYPYLVEL
- a CDS encoding XTP/dITP diphosphatase, translating into MKSIIVASNNDHKIKEIKQILSDVNVEVKSLKDCDIDIDVVEDGKTFLENSYKKASEIYEYVKEKGMQDFLIMADDSGLEVDYLNGEPGVYSARYAGEHGNNKKNNEKLLEKLKGVPTEKRSASFVCAIVLINSDGETVKVEERAYGVIKEELAGVEGFGYDPLFFVPEFNKTFAEMTADEKNSISHRGKALDVVKKALKNLI
- the rph gene encoding ribonuclease PH codes for the protein MRIDGRKNEGLRPIKLTRNYTKYAEGSVLIEMGDTKVLCNASIEEKVPPFLKGSGEGWITAEYNMLPRSTQSRKPRDIAKLKIDGRTMEIQRLIGRALRSVVDLKALGEKTIWIDCDVIQADGGTRTASISGAFVALVDAVNRLHKNQPFKVFPIRSFVGAVSVGILNDEKIIDLCYEEDSKAKVDMNIVMTDSGEFIEVQGTGEESPFSRKDLDELLSLGERGVKHIIQAQKDVLKTDSLWIGTGGK